A single Candidatus Liberibacter asiaticus DNA region contains:
- the pstB gene encoding phosphate ABC transporter ATP-binding protein PstB produces MNQIYKMISNKVSVCYGEKRALFDINLKIPQNSVTALIGPSGCGKSTFLRCLNRMNETIDNCVFTGEIILDGKNIYQSSVDVVRLRARVGMVFQRPNPFPKSIYDNVAYGPRIHGLGNNKADIDQIVEMSLKKASLFNEVKDRLFHDASLLSGGQQQRVCIARALAVNPEVILMDEPCSALDPIATASVEELIHELRESLTIVIVTHSMQQAARVSQRAAMFHMGHLVEEDDTDKMFTAPSDQRTQDYIMGRFG; encoded by the coding sequence ATGAATCAGATTTATAAAATGATAAGCAACAAGGTGTCCGTATGCTATGGTGAAAAACGTGCTTTATTTGATATAAACTTGAAAATTCCTCAGAATTCGGTTACGGCGCTTATCGGTCCTTCAGGATGTGGAAAATCAACGTTCCTACGCTGTTTAAATCGGATGAATGAAACGATTGATAATTGTGTTTTTACAGGTGAAATTATTTTAGATGGAAAGAATATTTATCAATCATCTGTTGATGTTGTAAGATTGCGTGCTCGAGTTGGAATGGTATTTCAGAGACCTAATCCCTTTCCAAAATCTATATATGATAATGTTGCATATGGACCGCGTATACATGGTCTAGGGAATAATAAAGCAGATATAGATCAAATTGTAGAAATGAGCTTGAAAAAGGCAAGTTTGTTCAATGAGGTTAAGGATAGACTTTTTCACGATGCTTCGCTTCTTTCTGGGGGACAACAACAACGTGTCTGTATTGCACGTGCTTTAGCAGTTAATCCTGAAGTCATTTTGATGGATGAACCTTGTTCTGCTCTTGATCCAATTGCTACAGCTTCTGTAGAAGAATTAATTCATGAATTGCGTGAAAGTTTGACTATTGTGATCGTCACTCACTCTATGCAGCAAGCTGCCCGTGTATCACAGCGTGCTGCGATGTTTCATATGGGACACCTAGTGGAAGAAGATGATACTGATAAGATGTTTACAGCTCCATCTGATCAGCGAACTCAGGATTATATTATGGGGCGTTTTGGCTAA
- the mscL gene encoding large conductance mechanosensitive channel protein MscL → MFQGTPVFNEFKKFIARGNVIDLSVGIIIGGAFNRVVQSIVEDIMMPLVGCVMGNGTDFSNYFLPLSSEIKSSLISEARKQGAVFAYGSFASVLVNFFILAGVVFVLIQFMNKLVKQTENVKNPPAEVQLLTEIRDLLQKN, encoded by the coding sequence ATGTTTCAAGGTACTCCCGTATTCAATGAGTTTAAGAAGTTTATTGCCCGTGGTAATGTGATAGATCTTTCGGTAGGGATTATAATCGGAGGAGCTTTTAATCGTGTTGTTCAATCTATTGTTGAAGATATTATGATGCCATTGGTAGGCTGTGTCATGGGCAATGGGACTGATTTTTCTAATTATTTTCTTCCATTGAGTTCAGAGATTAAATCTTCGCTTATATCGGAAGCACGTAAACAAGGAGCTGTGTTTGCTTATGGAAGTTTTGCTAGTGTCCTAGTTAACTTTTTTATTTTAGCGGGAGTAGTTTTTGTCCTTATACAATTTATGAACAAGCTGGTTAAGCAGACAGAAAATGTCAAGAATCCTCCTGCTGAAGTACAGTTGCTAACTGAAATCCGTGATTTGTTACAAAAGAATTAA
- the phoU gene encoding phosphate signaling complex protein PhoU gives MSCHILSAYDEELDFLSRRIVEMGIVSRKMVDSSVRAFIEGDTVLAHKVIDNDVVLDQLERDIGDKAIITIAKRQPMASDLREIVGSIKIAADLERIGDLAKNTAKRVLALQMFGVPRKLVWTIEPLAELSLEQLSEILDVYGSRSTEKTQSICNRDGELDAMHTSLFRELLTYMMEDPRNITLCTHLLFCSKNIERIGDHVTNIAETIHYMTTGVQPYKERVRKEDCE, from the coding sequence ATGTCTTGTCATATACTATCTGCGTATGATGAAGAGTTAGATTTTCTTTCTCGACGTATTGTTGAGATGGGAATTGTTTCTAGAAAAATGGTTGATTCTTCAGTTCGGGCTTTTATAGAAGGGGATACCGTTCTTGCGCATAAGGTCATCGATAACGATGTTGTTTTAGATCAGTTGGAGAGGGATATAGGAGACAAAGCAATTATAACGATTGCTAAACGTCAACCAATGGCATCTGATTTACGTGAGATAGTTGGATCAATTAAAATAGCTGCTGATTTAGAGCGAATTGGAGATTTAGCTAAGAATACTGCAAAGCGTGTATTGGCTTTGCAGATGTTTGGTGTCCCTAGGAAGTTGGTTTGGACTATTGAGCCTTTGGCAGAGCTATCGTTAGAACAGTTGTCGGAGATTCTAGACGTATATGGTAGTAGATCAACAGAAAAAACGCAGTCGATTTGTAATCGCGATGGTGAATTAGATGCCATGCATACTTCACTATTCCGAGAATTATTGACATATATGATGGAAGATCCACGTAATATCACATTGTGTACACATCTTCTTTTTTGTTCTAAAAACATTGAGCGTATTGGAGACCATGTTACCAATATTGCGGAAACTATACACTATATGACTACGGGAGTGCAGCCCTATAAAGAGCGTGTAAGAAAAGAGGATTGTGAATAG
- the pstA gene encoding phosphate ABC transporter permease PstA, with the protein MKSFSINKKNLKYRYISEWLFRFYCVVAVLVVFVFLILLLSSIVSKGIGALWQTHISLPIEFSETIVDPQKKRFMDPAILLRADYNLLVRKALARKLSISDSNHALLRQASQMLSTTARYHLRKTLMTDPSLIGKTVEVSLLASANIDSALKGYLYSPANVHRMSDYQWKWFQKLDSDGALFLDFNYGFFINGASSRPEVAGIGVAVVGSLYMMLIVIGLSFPLGIASAIYLEEFSHKGFFSSFVQANINNLASVPSIVYGILGSAVLINFFKMPRSTALVGGLILALMTLPSIIIATGVALRTVPSSIRSAALGLGASKVQTVFHHVLPLAMPAILTGSTVSLARALGETAPLLFVGMVAFVTDYPVGVTDIATAFPVQIYLWAADAERPFVERTFGAILLLLIFLAVINTAMLWLRNRFKKRW; encoded by the coding sequence ATGAAATCGTTTTCTATCAATAAAAAGAACTTAAAATATCGTTACATTTCTGAATGGTTATTCCGTTTTTATTGCGTAGTAGCTGTTTTGGTGGTTTTTGTGTTTTTGATTCTGTTGTTATCTTCAATTGTTTCGAAGGGCATAGGTGCCTTGTGGCAAACTCATATTTCTTTGCCAATAGAATTCTCGGAAACAATTGTTGACCCCCAGAAAAAGCGTTTTATGGATCCTGCTATCTTGTTAAGGGCAGACTACAATCTATTGGTTCGAAAAGCTTTAGCGCGTAAATTGAGTATTTCTGATTCTAATCATGCGTTATTAAGGCAAGCGAGTCAGATGTTATCTACTACAGCTCGTTATCATCTCCGTAAGACTTTAATGACAGATCCATCATTGATAGGCAAGACAGTAGAAGTATCATTATTGGCTAGTGCTAATATTGATTCTGCTTTGAAAGGATATCTTTATTCGCCTGCAAATGTACACAGGATGTCTGATTACCAGTGGAAGTGGTTTCAAAAATTAGATTCAGATGGTGCTTTATTTTTGGATTTTAATTATGGTTTTTTTATAAATGGTGCTTCTAGTCGACCAGAAGTAGCGGGTATTGGGGTGGCGGTCGTTGGATCTTTATATATGATGTTGATCGTTATAGGGCTATCCTTTCCTTTGGGTATTGCTTCTGCTATATATCTAGAAGAGTTTTCACATAAAGGTTTTTTTTCTAGTTTTGTACAGGCTAATATCAATAATCTAGCATCTGTTCCTTCTATCGTATATGGTATTCTTGGTTCAGCTGTGTTGATTAATTTTTTTAAAATGCCACGTTCAACAGCACTTGTGGGTGGTTTGATTTTAGCTTTGATGACATTGCCTAGTATTATTATTGCTACAGGTGTGGCATTGAGGACAGTTCCTTCATCTATTCGATCTGCTGCATTAGGATTAGGGGCGTCTAAGGTTCAAACTGTTTTTCATCATGTTTTGCCATTAGCAATGCCTGCTATTTTGACGGGGTCGACTGTTAGCTTAGCGCGTGCATTAGGGGAAACAGCACCGCTTTTATTTGTAGGAATGGTTGCTTTTGTAACAGATTATCCAGTAGGTGTTACAGATATTGCTACAGCATTCCCAGTGCAAATTTATTTGTGGGCAGCTGATGCAGAAAGACCGTTTGTTGAAAGGACATTTGGCGCTATATTGCTTTTATTGATTTTTCTAGCAGTTATTAATACAGCTATGTTATGGTTGAGGAATCGCTTTAAAAAGCGTTGGTAA
- a CDS encoding trypsin-like peptidase domain-containing protein has translation MFKRQILSVKSICTVALTCVIFSSTYLVLEAKLPPSSVDLPPVIARVSPSIVSVMVEPKKKVSVEQMFNAYGFGNLPEDHPLKNYFRKDFHKFFSGEEPILSDTVERLMFGSGFFITDDGYILTSNHIVEDGASFSVILSDDTELPAKLVGTDALFDLAVLKVQSDRKFIPVEFEDANNIRVGEAVFTIGNPFRLRGTVSAGIVSALDRDIPDRPGTFTQIDAPINQGNSGGPCFNALGHVIGVNAMIVTSGQFHMGVGLIIPLSIIKKAIPSLISKGRVDHGWFGIMTQNLTQELAIPLGLRGTKGSLITAVVKESPADKAGMKVGDVICMLDGRIIKSHQDFVWQIASRSPKEQVKISLCKEGSKHSVAVVLGSSPTAKNDMHLEVGDKELLGMVLQDINDGNKKLVRIVALNPNREREVEAKGIQKGMTIVSVNTHEVSCIKDVERLIGKAKEKKRDSVLLQIKYDPDMQSGNDNMSRFVSLKIDK, from the coding sequence ATGTTTAAAAGACAGATTTTATCCGTTAAGAGTATTTGCACTGTGGCTTTAACGTGTGTTATTTTTAGTAGTACTTATCTTGTTTTAGAGGCTAAGCTTCCCCCATCCTCTGTAGATCTTCCTCCTGTTATTGCACGCGTTTCTCCTTCTATTGTATCCGTTATGGTTGAGCCAAAGAAAAAGGTATCAGTAGAACAAATGTTTAACGCTTATGGTTTTGGAAATCTTCCTGAAGATCATCCTCTGAAAAATTATTTCCGAAAAGATTTCCATAAATTTTTCTCTGGGGAAGAGCCTATATTATCAGATACAGTAGAAAGGTTAATGTTTGGATCTGGTTTTTTTATTACTGATGATGGCTATATCCTGACGAGCAACCACATAGTGGAGGACGGTGCTAGTTTCAGTGTCATCCTCTCAGATGATACAGAATTACCTGCAAAGCTTGTTGGGACAGATGCGCTTTTTGATTTAGCTGTATTAAAAGTGCAAAGCGATAGGAAATTTATCCCTGTAGAGTTTGAAGATGCTAATAATATTCGTGTTGGAGAAGCAGTATTTACTATTGGAAATCCTTTTAGATTACGTGGAACTGTCAGTGCTGGGATTGTCTCTGCGCTTGATCGTGATATACCAGATAGACCAGGAACTTTTACACAAATTGATGCACCAATAAATCAGGGAAATTCTGGGGGACCTTGTTTTAATGCGTTGGGACATGTGATAGGCGTGAATGCCATGATTGTCACGAGTGGTCAGTTTCATATGGGAGTTGGATTGATTATTCCGCTGTCTATTATCAAAAAAGCTATTCCCTCATTAATCTCAAAAGGAAGGGTAGATCACGGATGGTTTGGCATTATGACTCAAAATTTGACACAAGAATTAGCTATTCCTCTTGGTTTGCGTGGGACAAAGGGTTCATTAATTACAGCTGTTGTAAAAGAATCTCCGGCAGATAAAGCGGGGATGAAAGTTGGTGATGTTATTTGTATGCTTGATGGAAGGATTATAAAAAGTCATCAAGATTTTGTATGGCAGATTGCATCTCGTTCACCTAAGGAACAAGTAAAGATTTCTCTGTGTAAAGAAGGAAGCAAGCATTCTGTTGCCGTGGTTTTAGGAAGTTCCCCTACAGCTAAGAACGATATGCATTTAGAGGTGGGAGATAAGGAATTACTCGGGATGGTATTGCAGGATATTAATGATGGTAATAAAAAGCTGGTGCGTATTGTTGCTTTAAATCCAAATAGGGAGAGAGAGGTAGAGGCTAAAGGTATTCAGAAGGGAATGACTATTGTTTCTGTAAATACTCATGAAGTTTCTTGTATTAAAGATGTTGAACGTCTTATAGGAAAAGCCAAAGAAAAGAAACGTGATTCTGTTCTTTTGCAGATCAAGTATGATCCTGACATGCAATCCGGTAATGATAATATGAGTAGGTTCGTTTCTCTAAAAATTGACAAATAA
- the grpE gene encoding nucleotide exchange factor GrpE, whose protein sequence is MSEKNIDKEKNPSNANSSTAEEKSEINIPEESLNQSEEFRDKYLRVIAEMENLRRRTDREKKDAQSYSIAKFARDMLSVSDNLSRALDSAPLDLANSEKKSESVLKSLIEGIEMTRREMMSTLERYGVKKIDAKDQKFNPNMHQAMFEEPHDTVPANTIIKVVQDGYAINERVLRPALVSISKGKTQNPTEEKKETIEQPSPLDIEERNKTQTKN, encoded by the coding sequence ATGAGTGAAAAAAACATTGACAAAGAAAAAAATCCTTCTAATGCAAATTCAAGTACTGCAGAAGAGAAATCCGAGATTAATATCCCTGAAGAATCTCTGAATCAATCAGAAGAATTTCGCGATAAATATCTCCGTGTCATTGCAGAAATGGAGAATTTACGTCGTCGAACCGATAGAGAAAAAAAAGATGCTCAATCTTATTCAATAGCGAAATTCGCTCGTGACATGCTATCTGTTTCAGATAATCTTTCTCGTGCACTCGACTCTGCCCCTCTAGACCTTGCAAATAGCGAAAAGAAAAGCGAAAGCGTCCTCAAATCCTTAATTGAGGGCATAGAAATGACCAGACGTGAAATGATGTCAACGCTAGAAAGATATGGTGTCAAAAAGATTGATGCTAAAGATCAAAAATTCAATCCCAACATGCATCAGGCTATGTTTGAAGAACCACACGATACAGTACCTGCTAATACCATAATCAAAGTAGTTCAAGATGGATACGCTATAAATGAACGCGTCCTCCGCCCTGCTTTAGTTAGCATTTCTAAAGGCAAGACCCAGAATCCAACAGAAGAAAAGAAGGAAACAATAGAACAACCTTCTCCTCTAGACATAGAAGAAAGAAACAAGACGCAAACAAAGAATTGA
- a CDS encoding D-alanyl-D-alanine carboxypeptidase family protein encodes MASELHAKPKYSSIVIDVNKNQMTGFKQDEPRYPASLTKMMTLYIIFEYLQSKKLHLNTQIPVSKTAATQNPSKLYLKEKTYFTTEQGILALITRSANDVSTAFGEFISGSEKKFAILMSNKAKKIGMQNTIYKNASGLHDKNQITTARDQAILGILLRKNFPQYYKYFSIRKFRYRNRIITNHNKLLNKMHNIDGIKTGYTRNSGFNIVTSLRYKDDPIVAVVMGMPTSQERDQKALELITSFLEKKTLKHQQTHRKDNLSSTSLKKSLMIKKLKRTYSQFKKIDAKAHSTQ; translated from the coding sequence ATGGCATCAGAATTACATGCAAAACCCAAATATTCTAGTATTGTTATTGATGTTAACAAAAACCAAATGACTGGGTTTAAACAAGACGAACCACGCTATCCAGCATCCCTAACAAAAATGATGACTCTGTATATTATTTTTGAATACTTACAGTCAAAAAAATTACACTTAAATACACAAATCCCTGTATCCAAAACAGCAGCCACACAAAATCCATCTAAACTCTATTTAAAAGAAAAAACGTACTTTACCACAGAACAAGGCATTCTAGCACTGATTACACGTTCTGCTAACGACGTTTCTACAGCTTTTGGAGAGTTCATTAGCGGTTCAGAGAAAAAGTTTGCAATCCTCATGTCTAATAAAGCTAAAAAAATTGGCATGCAGAATACCATTTATAAAAATGCTAGCGGACTACATGACAAAAACCAAATAACGACAGCACGCGATCAAGCAATTCTTGGCATATTGCTTCGCAAAAACTTCCCACAATACTATAAATATTTTTCGATTCGTAAATTCCGATATAGAAATAGAATTATTACAAACCACAATAAGTTATTAAATAAGATGCATAACATAGACGGTATCAAAACCGGATATACTCGAAATTCAGGGTTTAACATTGTCACCTCTTTACGATATAAAGATGACCCAATAGTTGCTGTTGTTATGGGAATGCCAACCAGTCAGGAAAGAGATCAAAAAGCCTTAGAACTCATTACCTCATTTCTGGAAAAGAAAACCTTGAAACATCAACAAACTCACAGAAAAGATAATCTTTCATCTACATCTCTCAAAAAATCTTTGATGATAAAGAAACTCAAACGTACGTACTCTCAATTCAAAAAAATTGACGCAAAAGCACACTCCACTCAATAA
- a CDS encoding sensor histidine kinase — MSKNNKSIVYRSRKNKEKDVGLLISPTGDHLGLEYPSKMDFDREIITLHVESLFRVSPILPLFVLLVANIGTWFTQNPIFPMWSLITLAVYAANLSLGKKVMNSDIKIGEVYVWRIWLLVGQIAIGLCWTLLTLVEPGTWTPEYLTIYKSATLLIALSISALSNFMLPYAVFLSFFPVVVALSTQAIMSMHVLDISLAGMLATALSFFTYITYHLFKSNVKILSCQAEKDDLIAELEVAKSLSDETRKRAEEENLAKSRFLASMSHELRTPLNAILGFSEVIELETMGPLNNETYKEYIGDIHRSGQHLLNLINEILDLSRIEAGRYELSESAISLIDIVRECIIMLQLRAQEKNIEIFQKIDPSLSSVWADEKGMRQVILNLLSNAVKFTAIGGRVHVTVGWTSGRGQYISIKDNGPGIAEGEIPTVLTSFGQGSIAIKSAEQGVGLGLPIAQSIMANHGGQFLIRSKLREGVEVIAILPNTRVLNFIPEDNHESTQYKCYA; from the coding sequence ATGTCAAAGAACAATAAGAGTATAGTGTATAGGTCAAGAAAAAATAAAGAAAAGGATGTTGGTCTTCTCATATCTCCTACTGGAGACCATTTGGGTTTAGAATATCCTTCTAAGATGGATTTTGACAGAGAAATTATTACTTTGCATGTTGAATCTTTGTTTCGTGTTTCTCCAATTTTACCACTTTTTGTTTTGCTCGTTGCTAACATAGGGACTTGGTTTACTCAAAACCCTATATTCCCTATGTGGTCCCTTATAACATTAGCAGTCTATGCTGCTAATCTTTCACTGGGGAAAAAAGTGATGAATAGTGATATCAAAATTGGGGAAGTATATGTGTGGCGTATATGGCTTCTTGTAGGTCAGATTGCCATTGGATTATGTTGGACTCTTTTGACATTGGTTGAACCGGGAACATGGACACCGGAATATTTGACAATTTACAAAAGTGCGACCCTTCTTATTGCTTTGTCAATTAGCGCATTATCCAATTTCATGCTCCCATACGCTGTTTTTTTATCGTTTTTCCCAGTAGTAGTAGCGCTCAGCACGCAGGCAATTATGAGTATGCATGTTTTGGATATTAGTCTTGCTGGAATGCTTGCTACGGCATTATCTTTTTTCACCTACATTACGTATCATTTGTTTAAATCTAATGTGAAAATTCTTTCTTGTCAGGCTGAAAAAGATGATCTTATTGCTGAATTAGAGGTAGCAAAATCTCTTTCTGATGAGACGAGAAAGCGTGCCGAAGAAGAGAATCTCGCTAAATCCCGTTTTCTCGCATCAATGTCACACGAATTGAGGACTCCTCTGAATGCTATTTTAGGGTTTTCGGAAGTGATAGAATTAGAGACAATGGGTCCATTAAATAATGAAACTTATAAAGAATATATTGGTGATATTCATCGTTCTGGACAACATCTGCTGAATCTCATTAACGAAATATTGGATCTTTCACGTATTGAAGCAGGACGATATGAGCTCAGTGAATCTGCTATATCTCTTATTGATATTGTACGCGAATGTATAATTATGTTACAGCTGAGAGCACAAGAAAAAAATATTGAGATATTTCAAAAAATCGATCCTAGCCTTTCATCTGTATGGGCTGATGAAAAAGGTATGCGGCAGGTAATCTTAAATCTTCTTTCTAATGCTGTAAAATTTACTGCTATCGGTGGGAGAGTGCATGTAACAGTTGGTTGGACTTCTGGAAGGGGGCAATATATCTCTATAAAGGATAATGGTCCTGGAATTGCTGAAGGAGAAATACCGACTGTTTTAACTTCTTTTGGACAAGGATCTATAGCCATTAAAAGTGCTGAACAAGGAGTTGGGCTCGGTCTTCCTATAGCACAGTCTATTATGGCTAATCATGGCGGTCAATTTCTCATTAGGTCTAAGTTGCGAGAAGGGGTTGAAGTCATAGCCATTCTTCCTAATACCCGCGTTTTGAATTTTATCCCTGAAGATAATCATGAATCTACTCAATACAAATGCTATGCATAG
- the fliF gene encoding flagellar basal-body MS-ring/collar protein FliF has translation MAILDQLLQFFKSGTSLGRTRILILASVILVPIMLFMAARFFVNSPHYDNLYVKLEVSDVNRISVALSEANIDFRISDNGSSISVPSSMVGKARIHLAAQGLPSSSSNSGYELFDKVNSFGLTSFMQEITRVRALEGEIARTIQSISGIVAARVHIVMPDMGSFRKIGARPTASVMIRAINPSVYKSAEAIRHLVAAAVPNLDMGDVTVLDSTGKLLTANEMERNILGKSLSIVQAIQHEIEMNINKALAAFLGVDNFRSAVVAELNMDTQQIREIVYDPDSKVERSIRLSKDAQRSETSQPESAVTVEQNMPHVSDRKVPLPRSLENTDKKEEQSNYEINTKSIATTHDNYKLERLSIAVVVNKGRLTEVLGRSADQGKIDSYLAEINKIVSAATGINSRRGDTITITSMDFLENQLFNSGTVQVSFMDILSRHFATVINALVFLVGTLLVTFLGLHALRRLHNIDDAKKGEVGGKSILSPPPISSAVTTGLMPNDNIALDSSNQDIFSHSRNLQSRINSYVSKQSDLRLLHMIEINEERFAKILRKWARSEIEDRYTQHIS, from the coding sequence GTGGCTATTTTAGATCAATTATTGCAGTTTTTCAAAAGTGGAACGTCTTTAGGGCGTACGCGTATATTAATTTTGGCTTCGGTCATTCTTGTTCCCATAATGTTATTTATGGCAGCGAGATTTTTCGTGAATAGCCCACATTATGACAATCTTTATGTAAAGTTAGAGGTTTCAGATGTAAATAGAATATCTGTTGCATTGTCAGAAGCTAATATAGATTTTAGAATTTCCGATAATGGTTCTAGTATCTCAGTGCCATCTAGTATGGTGGGAAAGGCACGTATTCATCTTGCTGCTCAAGGGTTACCTAGTAGTTCTAGTAATTCTGGCTATGAACTTTTTGATAAAGTCAATTCTTTTGGTCTGACTTCATTTATGCAAGAAATTACACGGGTGCGTGCGCTTGAGGGGGAAATTGCTCGCACTATACAATCTATTTCTGGGATTGTAGCTGCGCGTGTACATATTGTTATGCCTGATATGGGAAGTTTTCGAAAGATTGGTGCTAGGCCAACGGCTTCAGTTATGATTCGAGCTATTAACCCATCTGTCTATAAATCAGCTGAAGCCATCAGACATCTTGTAGCCGCTGCAGTTCCAAATCTTGATATGGGTGATGTGACAGTACTTGATTCCACTGGAAAATTGTTGACTGCCAATGAAATGGAGAGAAATATTCTTGGAAAATCTCTTAGTATAGTACAGGCTATCCAGCATGAAATTGAAATGAATATTAATAAAGCCTTAGCGGCTTTTTTAGGAGTAGATAACTTCCGATCAGCAGTAGTTGCTGAGTTGAATATGGATACACAGCAGATTAGGGAGATAGTTTATGATCCTGATTCTAAGGTAGAGCGATCTATCCGTTTATCTAAAGATGCTCAAAGATCAGAGACTAGTCAACCAGAATCTGCTGTTACTGTGGAGCAGAATATGCCTCATGTCTCTGATAGAAAAGTGCCATTGCCTCGTTCTTTAGAAAATACTGATAAAAAAGAAGAGCAGAGTAATTATGAGATTAATACCAAAAGTATTGCTACAACTCATGATAATTATAAATTAGAACGTTTATCAATTGCGGTTGTTGTTAATAAAGGGCGGCTTACAGAAGTGCTAGGTCGATCAGCTGATCAAGGTAAGATTGATTCTTATTTAGCAGAAATAAATAAGATAGTTTCTGCTGCGACAGGTATTAATTCTAGACGTGGCGACACCATTACTATTACATCAATGGATTTTTTGGAAAATCAATTGTTCAACTCTGGGACTGTTCAGGTGAGTTTCATGGATATTCTATCGCGTCACTTTGCTACTGTAATCAATGCATTAGTATTTCTAGTAGGCACATTACTTGTAACTTTTTTAGGACTACATGCATTACGCCGTCTCCATAACATAGATGATGCAAAAAAAGGGGAGGTTGGGGGAAAATCTATTTTGAGCCCACCTCCTATTTCTTCCGCGGTTACAACAGGACTAATGCCGAACGATAATATAGCTTTAGATTCTAGTAACCAAGATATTTTTTCACATAGTAGAAATTTACAGTCTCGGATTAATAGTTATGTGAGCAAACAATCAGACCTTCGTCTTTTGCATATGATTGAGATCAACGAGGAACGCTTTGCTAAAATTCTTCGAAAATGGGCTAGATCTGAAATAGAAGATCGATATACTCAACATATTAGCTAG
- the gshB gene encoding glutathione synthase: MKKIRNIAIQMNHISTVKVKEDSTFAIALEAQVRGYQIFHYTPDQLYMRDSKIYANTQPLSLDEKKEQYYSLGEEKIIDLSQMDVILIRQDPPFNMHYITSTYLLEKINPETLIVNNPFWIRNSPEKIFVTEFSELMPPTLISRDITQITRFYLEMKDIIIKPLYGNGGTGVFRITLGDRNFSSLIEMLFEKYPEPLMIQSYLPQIRDGDKRILLLNGKPVGAVNRIPSEVDNRSNIHAGGKAELTKLTKIDLDICKRIGESLRERGLFFTGIDVIGDYITEINVTSPTCIREIHRNGGENVASLFWDGIEKIKET, encoded by the coding sequence ATGAAAAAAATCCGTAATATCGCAATTCAGATGAATCACATCTCAACTGTCAAAGTAAAGGAAGACTCAACCTTTGCAATAGCATTAGAGGCACAAGTACGCGGGTATCAGATATTTCACTACACACCAGATCAACTTTATATGCGCGATAGCAAAATCTACGCCAATACACAACCACTTTCCTTAGATGAAAAAAAGGAACAATATTACTCCCTTGGAGAAGAGAAAATTATTGATCTCTCACAAATGGATGTCATACTGATACGTCAGGATCCTCCATTTAATATGCATTATATTACTAGTACATACCTTCTAGAAAAAATAAATCCTGAAACACTGATAGTAAATAATCCCTTTTGGATACGCAATTCTCCCGAGAAAATTTTTGTTACCGAATTCTCCGAATTGATGCCTCCGACCCTTATCTCTCGAGATATCACTCAAATTACTAGATTCTATTTAGAGATGAAAGACATCATCATCAAACCGTTATATGGAAACGGTGGTACAGGTGTATTTCGTATCACACTAGGAGATCGTAATTTCTCTTCTTTAATAGAAATGCTATTCGAAAAATATCCAGAACCCCTTATGATACAATCATATTTACCACAAATACGCGACGGAGATAAACGCATCCTTTTATTAAATGGAAAACCCGTTGGCGCCGTTAATCGCATACCTTCTGAAGTCGACAATCGCTCTAATATTCACGCTGGGGGAAAAGCCGAACTAACAAAACTAACGAAGATTGATCTAGATATCTGCAAACGCATTGGAGAAAGTCTACGCGAACGCGGACTTTTCTTCACTGGCATCGATGTAATTGGTGATTATATAACCGAAATTAACGTCACCTCACCAACTTGCATACGTGAAATCCATCGAAATGGCGGAGAAAATGTAGCTTCACTATTCTGGGATGGAATCGAAAAAATAAAAGAAACCTAG